One genomic window of Mus pahari chromosome 23, PAHARI_EIJ_v1.1, whole genome shotgun sequence includes the following:
- the Zp3 gene encoding zona pellucida sperm-binding protein 3 — MAPSCLLFLCLLLCGGPELCNPQTLWLLPGGTPTPVGSSSPVKVECLEAELVVTVSRDLFGTGKLVQPGDLTLGSEGCQPRVSVDTDVVRFNAQLHECSSGVQVTKDALVYSTSLLHDPRPMSGLSILRTNRVEVPIECRYPRQGNVSSRPIQPTWVPFRATVSSEEKLAFSLRLMEENWNTERSAPTFHLGEVAHLQAEVQTGSHLPLQLFVDHCVATPSPSPDPNSSPYHFIVDFHGCLVDGLSESFSAFQVPRLRPETLQFTVDVFHFANSSRNTLYITCHLKVAPANQTPDKLNKACSFNKTSQSWLPVEGDADICDCCSHGNCSNSSSSQFQIHGPRQWSKLASRNRRHVTDEADVTVGPLIFLGKVSDQTVEGWTASAQTSVALGLGLATVAFLTLAAIVLGVTRKCHASSYLVSLPQ; from the exons ATGGCGCCAAgctgtctcctcttcctttgtctcctgctgTGCGGAGGCCCCGAGCTGTGCAATCCCCAGACTCTGTGGCTTTTGCCGGGTGGAACTCCCACCCCAGTGGGGTCCTCATCGCCCGTGAAGGTGGAGTGTCTGGAAGCTGAACTAGTGGTGACTGTCAGTAGAGACCTTTTTGGCACGGGGAAGCTCGTGCAGCCCGGGGACCTCACCCTTGGGTCAGAGGGTTGTCAGCCCCGGGTGTCTGTGGATACTGACGTGGTCAGGTTCAACGCCCAGTTGCATGAGTGCAGCAGCGGGGTGCAG GTGACGAAAGATGCCCTGGTGTACAGCACCTCCCTACTCCACGACCCTCGCCCTATGAGCGGCCTGTCCATCCTCAGGACTAACCGTGTGGAGGTACCCATTGAGTGCCGATACCCCAG GCAGGGCAATGTGAGCAGCCGCCCTATCCAGCCCACCTGGGTTCCCTTCAGAGCCACTGTGTCCTCGGAGGAGAAACTGGCTTTCTCTCTTCGCCTGATGGAGG AGAACTGGAATACTGAGAGATCGGCTCCTACCTTCCACCTGGGAGAGGTGGCCCACCTCCAGGCAGAAGTCCAGACAGGAAGCCACCTGCCACTGCAGCTCTTCGTGGACCACTGCGTGGCCACGCCTTCACCTTCACCAGACCCGAACTCCTCCCCCTATCACTTCATCGTGGACTTCCATGG TTGCCTTGTGGATGGTCTGTCTGAGAGCTTTTCGGCATTTCAAGTCCCCAGACTCCGGCCAGAGACTCTGCAGTTCACAGTGGATGTATTCCATTTTGCCAACAGCTCCAGAAATACG CTCTACATCACCTGCCATCTCAAAGTTGCGCCAGCTAACCAGACTCCCGATAAGCTCAACAAAGCCTGTTCGTTCAACAAGACTTCCCAGAG TTGGTTGCCAGTAGAGGGTGATGCTGACATCTGTGATTGCTGCAGCCATGGCAACTGTAGTAATTCAAGCTCTTCACAGTTCCAGATCCACGGACCCCGCCAGTGGTCCAAGCTAGCTTCTCGAAACCGCAGGCACG TGACCGATGAAGCTGATGTCACTGTAGGACCCCTGATATTCCTTGGAAAGGTCAGTGACCAGACTGTGGAAGGCTGGACTGCTTCTGCTCAAACCTCTGTGGCTCTTGGGTTAGGCCTGGCCACAGTAGCGTTCCTGACCCTGGCCGCTATAGTCCTTGGTGTCACCAGGAAGTGTCACGCCTCTTCCTACCTTGTATCCCTTCcgcaataa